A section of the Macadamia integrifolia cultivar HAES 741 chromosome 9, SCU_Mint_v3, whole genome shotgun sequence genome encodes:
- the LOC122088378 gene encoding protein XRI1-like yields the protein MDFNNNNEPWEWPGDEYHFQKDSHFEISNTLWDEVNQNEESLSYMFDETTPIKACGDLAYHVTDSGKNMIQEPEEHMESSSHLKRRRMLQFNTSTMDHCYYNDQISSAFVKSKDRDDQVGAALANTSDWASELTDDRFAVGNRSLGQSSEGWLVNCFNDTEMHFSSDDVNVSGASDEQIDISEFCNFPPEVEVNVVQGCSTSTPKCVFKGRKSFIQTPTKMSSAVAYPFALIKPCSVHGNVTLKDINQRIRTPPPSKSKQSDDDASASYPTSAFSGKPVVVKTKIRTEGGKGSITIMRTKG from the exons ATGGATTTCAACAATAATAA TGAACCATGGGAATGGCCAGGTGATGAATACCATTTCCAAAAGGATTCCCATTTTG AAATCTCTAATACTCTGTGGGATGAAGTAAACCAGAATGAAGAAAGTCTCTCCTACATGTTTGATGAAACAACTCCAATTAAAGCTTGCGGGGATTTAGCATACCATGTTACTGACAGTGGGA AAAATATGATCCAGGAACCGGAAGAGCATATGGAGTCTTCATCGCATTTAAAGAGGAGACGAATGTTACAATTCAACACAAGTACCATGGATCACTGTTATTACAATGACCAGATTTCATCTGCatttgtaaaatcaaag GACAGGGATGATCAAGTTGGAGCAGCTTTAGCTAACACATCAGATTGGGCTTCAGAACTAACAg ATGATAGGTTTGCCGTTGGTAACAGAAGTCTGGGTCAGTCTTCTGAGGGATGGCTTGTCAATTGCTTCAATGACACTGAGATGCATTTTAGCTCGGATGATGT GAATGTGTCTGGGGCTTCTGACGAGCAAATTGACATTTCAG AGTTCTGCAATTTCCCACCTGAGGTGGAAGTTAATGTGGTGCAAGGATGTTCAACCTCAACTCCTAAATGTGTTTTCAAAG GtaggaagtctttcattcaaactcCCACAAAGATGTCTTCTGCTGTTGCATATCCCTTTGCGCTCATCAAGCCCTGTAGTGTCCATGGAAATGTTACTCTGAAGGACATAAACCAGCGGATTCGAACTCCACCCCCTTCAAAGTCAAAGCAAAGTGATGATGACGCCTCTGCTTCTTATCCCACTTCAGCTTTTTCTGGGAAACCTGTGGTTGTTAAAACCAAAATCCGCActgaaggaggaaaaggaagtaTTACAATCATGAGAACCAAAGGCTGA